CACACGCGGTTCCGAGCGCACCGGCGGTGAACCACCGAGTCAGAAGGTACCACAGCACGTAGCCGTTGGCCTCGGCGGCGAGTGCGGGCGTGTACTCGACGGCGTGTTCGAGGAGCCGTCGCCGACCGAACCCAGGTCCGTCCATCGGCGCGAACGCCGCGTACGGAAAGACGAGCGCCGATCCCGTGAGAGAGGCGTTGTACGCAAGCGTCAGTCCGACGAAGGCCAGCCCACCGCCGGCGGTGAGCGCGTTTCGCACCAGCGGGTCGGGAACCGGGCCGCCCTTGTGCTTGCGAACCGTCGTCACGACCGACCACAGCGCGTGGGCGATGAAGGGCGCGGCGAACAACACGGCGGTGTAGGGCCGGGCGAAAAAGGCCAGCCCGATCGCCACTCCCGCGAGGGCCGCACTCGTCCGGCTTCCCGTCCGGACGCCGGAGAGATAACAGACGGCAAAGAGCAGGTTTAACAGCGTCGTCGGGGCGTATGGCAGGAACACCGACGTGGTCACGAGCGCCATCGGCGCGGCCGCGAAGATCGCCGCGGCCGCGACGCCGACCGACCGGTCGAACGCCATCGCGCCCAGCGCATAGACGCACAACGCGTTGCCAGCCGCGACGGCCGCGAGCGTCACGCGGGGCTCGCCGAACAGCGCCATCGAGGCGGCGTACATCGCTGCGGGCACCGGCGAGTACTTCGGATACAGGGTCCCGCCGTCCTCGACGAAGAACCACGGCCGGAACGCCCCCGATAGCTCGCCGGGGAACAGCCGCAGTTGCTCCTCCAACAGCATCGCGGCCTGCTGGAGGTAGACGCCCTCGTCGTGGTTGATCGAGTGATAGGGGAAGACTCGGGTCGCGATCGCGAACACCGCGACGCCGGCGACGAGTGCGACCAGAAGGGCCGCGATCCGCCGGCGCTCGGGTGGATCCGTCGGGAGGGATCTCACGGCGGCGGGACGATCAGACGTCGGCTCCGGCCTGGCGCATCAGGTCGATCGTCGGTTCGAGGTTCGACAGCTGTGTCAGGTCCAGTTCCGAGGGCGGGTTGAGTTCGTCGATCGTCGGTAGGTCGCCGATCGGCTGGACCTCTGGGTGCAGCGGGTACTCGAAGGTCGTCCGGGCGAAGTAGTCCTGGGCCTCGGCCGACAGCAGGTGCCGAACGAAGTTCGCCGCCAGATCCGCGTCGGCGGCGGCGTCCAACACGGCTCCGCCCGCGACGTTGAAGATCGCGCCGGCGTCGCCCTCGGTGAAGGCCGTATCGATCGGGGCCCCGGGTGAGCCGTCGAGGACGCGCTGGATGTAGTAGTGGTTGGTGAACCCGGCATCGATCTCGCCGTCGGCGATCGCCTGACAGACCGCGAACTCGTCGGGGTAGCTGGCGATGCCGTTCTCGACGACGCTCTCGACCCACTGGCGGGCCCGTTCCTCGCCCTGTAACAGTCGCATCGCGGTGACGAACGCCTGGCAGGAGCCATACGAGGGCGCCCAGCCCAGGTCCGCGCCGAACTCCTCGTAGGCATAGATGTCACTCGGCATCTCCTCGGCCGACAGTGCCTCCGTGTTGTACGGGACCGTCCGGGCGCGCCCCGAGATTCCGATCCAGTCCTCCGTGGCGAACTCCTCGGGAACGACCCCGACCAGGTCCTCGGGAAGCGACTGGGTGCGTCCCTCGTCAGCCAACACGCCGAGCGAACCGGCGTTGACCGAGTAGAAGACGTCCGCCGGGGTGCCCGACCCCTCGCTGAGGATCTGGTTGACCAGGTCTGCGGAGTTACCGTAGCGCACCTCCATCGAGAAGTCCCCGTAGAGGTCGTCGATGTAGTTCACGAGGTCGCCGATGAGGAACTCGTTGCGACCCGAGTACAGCGTCAACTCGCCCTCGAGTGCTGGCATCTCCTCCATGGGGGTGCCGCCGGGCGCGCCCCGACCCTCGCGTCCCGAGCCGATCTGGCCGATGTCGGAGTCCGGGGATCCACCGTCCTCACCCCCGTCGCCGCCACCGCCGAACAGACCCGTACAGCCCGCCGCGCCGGCCGCGCCGACGGCCGCCACGCCGCCCAAAACCGCCCGCCGCCCACCGTCGATCCGGTCTCCGTCGTCCATGGTCTTTAGGCTACCCTAAATTCACTTATATCCGTCGGTCCCGATCAGTTCCCGGCGAGCGCGGCCGGCCGGTCGAGTTCCTCGAGACACGCGAGCCAATCGAGCATGTGTTCGCCGACGTACGTGAGGAACTCGCCGTTCCGATAGGAATCCCATTCGCTCTCGGCGAGGCGCCGCCCCATCGCCTCATAGACCTCGGCGTAGCTCCCAGCGTCGGGGTCCACGCTGTCGACGATCTCCCAGAGGTGTTCGTTGAGTTCCAGGCCCGCGACCTCGTTGTGGAGGTCGTCGAACGTCGAGCGCGGCGCCTTGTTGTGCTCGCACAGCGGCGCGCCGTTGTAGATCTCCGAGTCCAGCAGGTCGCAGGCTCGCTTGAGGAAGACGCCGCTCCAGATGTCGTCGAACCGCCCGACCTCCCACGGGTTGTCGTCCATGGGCAACTGGTAGAACGCGGGGATCACCTCCCGACGGAAGGCGAGGTTCATCGAACAGACGGTAAGGTAGTCGCCCCGCGCGGCGACGAAGTCCGTTCCGAAGTCCTCTGCCGTCGTCCGGGTCCGGGCCTGGCCCTCCAGATCGCCGTCCATCAGGATGCGCACGGCGTCCAGATCCGGCACGTTCGTCCACAGCCCCTGGGAGGCGACCACCCCGTCGACCTCCCGGCGGTCGGTCTCGACGGTCTCGTCCATCGCCGAGTAGGGGTACCCGCGGGGGTACAGCCCGTGCTCGTCGGCGTTCCGATACAGGACGTTCACCCACCGCTTTTTTGAGGAGACGGTCTCGATCTCGCCCTCGAACGCGAGGTTTTCCAGATGGCGCCCGAAGAAATCCCACTCCCCGTGGGGCAGGGTGTCGTCGTCGATGAACACGCCGTACTCGAAGTCGTTGGCCCACATGTACAACAACCCGAAACTCGTCTGGGCGTGGCTCGCTTCCGGCACGAGGTGCTCGTACTCCGCGATCCCCCGCCGCTCGAACCACTCCTCTCGGCGCGTACCGTCGAAGACCTCCCCCGAGACGCCCTCCGCCTCGAGCATTGCGGCCATCGCGCCGGTCTCACAGAAGTCCTCGGTAACGAGCACGACCTGCAAGCGCGAGACGTCGAACCCGTGGACACGGGCGTTTTCGACGTACGCGCGCACGCATTCGTACTCCCTGATCGTCGGCACGATTACGCAGACGTCCTGATCCATGGCTCCGTCTCTTTAGGCTCCCCTAAAAGATTGCCGGTTGGCCCGCGACCCACCTTTAGGAAGACCTAAACGGGAGGGAGTAGTAGGCGAGAAGCGAACGGGCGGACCGGTCGCGGTTCCGCTCGATGGGTGGACCATGGTATCCGAATCAGTACACGCCGACCCGTCGCGAGTCGGGGTCGATCGCGACGACCGGAGTGGCGAGACGGGAACGACCGTCCTCGAACTCGACGGGATCACCAAGCGATACGGCCCCGAGACCGCGGTCTCGGACCTCTCGCTGTCGGTCCGGGACGGCGAATTGCTCACGCTGCTCGGTCCCTCCGGTTGCGGGAAGACGACGACACTGCGGATGATCGCGGGTCTCGAACGTCCCGACGAGGGTGCGATCCGCATCGACGAGGACCCCGTCGCTGGCGAGGAGTTCGTCGACCCGGAGGACCGGGACGTCGGGATCGTCTTCCAGAACTTCGCGCTGTTTCCCCACCTCACCGCCGCCGAGAACGTCGGGTTCGGGCTCGAGAGTTGGGATCGCGAGGCCCGCGAGGCCCGCGTCGCGGAACTGCTCGATCTGGTCGGTCTCGCCGACCACGCCGACAGCACGCCCACTGAACTCTCGGGCGGCCAACAACAGCGCATCGCGCTCGCGCGCTCGCTCGCGCCCGAACCGGAGATCCTCCTGCTCGACGAGCCGTTCTCGAACCTCGACGTCGACCTCAGGGTCGAGATGCGAGAGGAGGTCCGCCGGATCCTCACCGAGACGGGCGTGACCGGGATCTCCGTGACCCACGATCAGGAGGAAGCGATGTCGATCTCGGATCGTGTCGCCGTGATGAGCGAGGGGCGCCTGATGCAGGTCGGCCGTCCCGAGGCGGTCTTCCAGCACCCTGAATCCCGGTTCGTCGCCGGTTTTCTCGGTCACGCGAGCTTCCTCTCGGGGTACGTCACGGACGATCTGGTCGAAACCGAACTCGGAAGCGTCGGTCGCGACCGGATCCACGGACTAGCCCCCGAGTACGACCGGACTAGGATCGACGTGTTGGTGCGGCCGGACGACGTGTTGGTGCGGCCCGCCGACGGCGAGACGGCCGACGGCCGCGTGACCTACCGGCGGTATCTCGGCCCGACGGTGCTCTACCGCGTAGAACTCGACGACGGCGAAGTCGTCGAGGCGATGCACAACCACGCCCAGCAGGTCTCGCTCGACACGCCCGTCACGGTCGATCTCGCGGCGACCCACGAGTTGGCGTGGTTCCCCACCGAAGATCACTGATCGACGTTCTGTCCCCAGAACCCCCCGTATTTCCTGACCTCGACGTCACCCTCGATGTGGGTCTGACAGGCCAGCCTGAGCCCCGAATCGAGGTCGTGGGGCCACTTCGAGAGGCGCTTTCGCTCGGCCTCACTCATCTCGCTTACGGCCCCGTCGACCGCGACCGCACAGGTGCCACAGACCGCCCAGCCACCGCAGTTGGCGTAGTTCGACGCGCCGTTGTGTGGCGATAGTCCCGCTTCGAGCAGGGCCTCCCGGAGTTCTGTTCCCACCGCACACTCGATGCGCTCGCCCTCGTAACTGATCGTGGGCATAGGTCTCATACGACACCGGAGGGCAAAACGATTGGCACGCTATCGACGCGTTCGTATGGCCCGCGACCGTCGGACCCCTCATGCAAGCAGTCGTTCTCGAATCACACGGTGACCCGCTCGCGCTGCGTGACGTTCCGGAGCCCGACCTCGAACCCGACGGCGTGATCGTCGACGTCGAGGCCTGCGGGATCTGTCGCTCGGACTGGCACGCCTGGAAGGGCCACGGCGAGTGGGTCGACGACGTCCCCCCCGAGGGGCAGATCCTCGGGCACGAACCCGCCGGGACCGTCCTCGAGGTGGGCGATCGAATCGAAACCCTCGAAGAGGGCGATCGGGTCGCCGTCCCGTTCAGCCTCGGGGACGGCACCTGCTCGCGGTGTCGAAACGGCCACGGGAACGTCTGTCCCAATGGAACGGCTCTCGGGTTCGAGCCCGCCGGTCAGGGCGCGTTCGCCGACCGGATCGCGGTGCCACACGCCGACTACAACCTCACGACGCTCCCGGAGGGGGTCTCTGCGAGCGCGGCCGCCGCGCTCGGCTGTCGGTACATGACCGCCTATCACGGGCTGGCCCACCGCGCCGACCTCGCCCCCGGCGACTGGGTTGCGGTCCACGGCTGTGGCGGGGTCGGCCTCTCGGCGGTCCAGATCGCGAACGCACTCGGCGCGCGCGTCCTCGCCGTCGACGTTCGGTCGGCGCCCCTCGAAAAGGCCACCGAACTGGGTGCCCACGAGACGGTCCACGGCGGGGGTGACGTCCCCGGGAAGATCCGCGAGCTGACGGGTGGCGGGGCGGCGATCTCGATCGACGCGTTGGGTATCTCTGAGACCTGTCGCAACTCCGTGGCCTGCCTCGCCAGCCTCGGCCAACACCTCCAGCTGGGGTTGACGACCGATGCCGAGCGCGGCGAGGTTTCCCTGCCGACCGACTCGATGGTCGGCCGAGAGATCGACTTCCTCGGTTCGCGCGGGATGCCTCCGACCCGTTACGACGAACTGCTGGGGTTCGTCGAAAGCGGCGCGATCGACCCCGGTGCGCTCGTGAGCCACAAGGTCCCGCTCGCGGAGGTCCCCGAGCGGATCGCCGCGATGGACGAGTTCAGTGCGGTCGGGATCGAAGTCTACGAGCGCTAGTCGGGGATTCTATATAGCGCTATCCAGTTTAATGAGTATGTGATAATACAACATAAACTACCGCAAAAACGGTCGCGGATCGACCGACCCGTCCGAAACCGACCGCTCTCGGCGGACCCGCCACGAACGGTGGCCTAAAATATAATTAGTTGTAATCAGAAGGGAGACTAATGGGCAAGCTCGAGGACGTTTCGGCCGCGGATCTCCGCGAGGCGCTGGCGACGACGGAAAACCACAAGGCGGTCAGGCGGTTGATGGTCGCACTCGCCTACAAGGACGGCGATCGGGTCAAGCACCTGTGTCGGCTGTACGGGATCCCCGAATCGACGCTCTACTACTGGCTCGACCGGTTCGAGACTCGCGGGCTCGACGGCGCTCTCGAGGACGAACCGCGCCCCGGTCGCCCACCGAAAGTCGACGAGAGCACGCGGAACTCGCTCGCGGCCGATCTCACGGACTCGCCGGCAAAGTTCGGGTACGACCGAGCGAAATGGACTCCCGAACTGGTCAAGGATCACCTCGAACGCGAGTACGGCGTCGAGTACTCGCTCGGACACGTCCGCCGGGTCCTTCGGGATCGTTAGTCCAACTATTTCTGCTAGATTTCGGTGATACGGGGGTACTCCTCGTCGAGGGCGGCGGCGTCTTCCGGCAGGAGCGCGACGACGATGTAGGGTGCGTACTGTTCGAGGTACTCGACGAGCGCGGCGATGCGTTCGGAATCGAGCGCTTCGAGGGAGTCGAGTAGCATGAACGGGACCCGTTCGTGGACGTCGTGGACGAGATACCCCGCGAGTGCGACGATCAAGCCGGTGACCTCGCGTTCGCTCTCGCTCAGGTGGGCAATCGAGTCCTCGTAGGTCGCGCCCGACTCCGTGCTTCGCGTGACGTGGAGTTCGAAGGTCGCCTCCTCGCCGGTCGCGAGGCGCTCGATCCAGATCCGTTCGAGGTTGGCGTATTCGAGCAGTCCCAGCACGGTCTCCATCTGTTCGTTGAACGCGCCGATGGCCTCGCGCTCGAGGCGCTCGATTCGGGTGCGCTGTTCTTCGAGTTCGTCGTTGATCTCCTCGCGGCGGTCGTTCAGTTCGGAGCGTTCGGCCAGTCGGTCTTCGATCTCCGCGAGGTCCTCGTCGATGGTGTCGAGTTCGCGCCGGAGGCGGTCGCGTTCGACCTCGTTTCGCGTCACGGCCTTCTGGGCGTCGAGGGTCTCGTCCTCGTCGGCTTCGATCTCGGTTTCGAGGTCCTCGACCGTCGATAGCAGCGAGTCGCGCCGTTTTTCGAGTTCGTCGATGCGATCGCGGCGCTCCGTGAGCTCCGTTTCGAGGTCCGAGAGGGTGCGTTCGAGCCGGTCGTGTTCCTCGCGGCGCTGTCGGTGCTCGGTGCGCTCCTCGGTCAGCGATTCGAGCCGCGTGGAGACCTCGTTTCGCCGCTCGACTTTCTCCGTTCGGAGGTCGCGGAGGCTCGACAGCGTCTCCTCGATCCGCCCGGTCTCGACGCTGCTCCCGCAGGTCCAGCAGGTGACCTCGCGGTCGGCGAGCAGTCGGTCGGTGACCTCGCCCTCGTCTTCGCCGAGCAGTTCGGGATACTCCGCGTCGACCATGTCCTCGTTGAACTGGATCACGGTCTGGAGCTGCGAGACCGTCTCGTCGAGCTCCCGCTTGCGTCCCCTGAGACGCTCGATCTCGCCCGCCAGGTCGTCGATCGCGTCGCTCTCGACGGTGAGATCCGACAGCTCGTCGCGTACCTCCTCGCGCTCGGTCTCGAGCGACTCGACGCTCGCGCGCTCGGTTTCGAGGTCGTAGGTCACGTCTTCGAGGTCGGTCTGGGCCGCCCGGAGCCGGTCGAATCGCTCGGATCCCTCCGTCTCCGTGTCCTCCTCGGCCAGCGCCTCCCGAGCCTCCGAGAGGCGCTCCTCGACGGATTCGAGTTCGTTCTCGAGGCGGGCGCGTTCCTCCTCGAGGGAGCCGTGTTCGCGCTCGGCCGCCGACAGGCTCGACAGCTCCTCGTCGATCCCGCGTTTCTCAGCCTGTAGGCGCTCGATAGTCGCCTCGATCTCGTCGACGTCGATGGGACGAAGGATGAGTTCGCGCAGATCGTCGCCGCGGACGACCGCCCGTCGGGCCTCGTTCGATTCGAGCAGGAACGCAAAGAGGTCCGCGAGCTGTGGCCGATCGAGGTACGGGTCGCCGCCGAACGCGATCGAGCCGTTCTCCCGCGAGAGCGTCCGGCTGTAGCTTCGGCCGCCGATCTCCATCTCGACGCGCCCGCGCTCGGCGTCGCCCTTTAGCGACGCGCGGTCGCTCCCCATGGCGGCCATGATCGCCTGCAGGAAGGAGGTTCGATTCGTCGCGTTCCGCCCGGCCAGAGCCGTCACGCCGGCGTCGAACTCGACGCTCGTGGCGTCGATCCCGCCGATCTTCTCGGCTCGAACGGTGACCGACTCACGTTCAGTGGTTCGCTCGGGCTCCTCGGTCGAGGACATACCTGTTCGATCGGCCCGTTCGGCCATAAGCCTTCATATTCCCCGTACAGTCGGTTACACGCGTATTCGTGTAAGCGTCAGCGTCGACACGAACAGCCGCCCTCCTCGAGGAAGGTCGTCGCTGAGATCGAGCGACCACAGGCCTCACAGGTGACCTGTACGTCGACGAAAACGCCCGATATCCCGCCCGAGAGGGCGTCCCTGGCCGCCAGCCGGTCGATCGAGTCCTCGGTGACGACGCTCGTCCGGGTGATGAGCGCCCCGATCTTGTCGAGTTCGCGCTCGCGGCGTTCCTCCGGGGTGAGCTCGACACTCGAGGGATGGGTCGCCTCGCGGTACTCGGTCAGGTAGGTGTAGATCGACTGATGGGAGACGAAATCGGATTCGAGTTCCTCGATGTCGAGGCCGGCGCGGTCGAGTTCGCGGCGGGTCTGCTCGCGCATCCCCGCGCTCACGTCGTCGTCGCTGAGCAGGCGGTACCGGTTTTCGACCTCGCCGTCGAGCGAGCGCATCCCCGCCGCGTCCATCGCCGCCTCCAGCACGCGCCGGTTGAACAGGTCCGCGAGCGCACGGAGACTGTACTGTTCGCCGTCCTCCCCGGTCCAGTACGCCTCCAGTTGCGTGCCGAACCCGTCGAGACCGTATTTTTCGATGACGCGTCCGACCTTCCCCTGGGATCGTCCTTCGCTGGACATTGCGCGGTAGTTCTCGCCCAACACCAATAAACACATGGCACCGTTCCGGGCGCGTTCGTCCCGCTCGGCGTAGCGCTTACCACTCCGCGACGCTGCCGTCGTCGTGGCGCCAGACCGGGTTGTGCCAGTCGACGGTTTTGTCGGCCTGCTCTTCGATGTACGTCTCGTTGAGGTCGATCCCCAGTCCCGGCCCGTCGGGCGCGGCGACGTATCCCGCCTCGTACTCGAAGACGGCCGGATCCGCCAGATAATCCAGTACGTCGCCGCCCTGATTGTAGTGGATGTCGAGGCTCTGCTCCTGGATCAGCGCGTTCGGCGAGCAGACGTCGATCTGCACGCAGGACGCCAGCGCGATCGGCCCCAGCGGGCAGTGTGGTGCCAGTGCCACGTCGTAGGCCTCGGCCATGTCCGCGATCTTCTTGACCTCGGTGATCCCGCCCGCATGCGAGAGGTCCGGCTGGATGACGTCCACACTTCCGGATTCGAAGACTGCCTTGAAGTCCCACCGCGAGAACATCCGCTCGCCCGTCGCGATGGGAATCGAGGTGTGGGCGGCGATCGAAGCGAGAGCGTCGTTGTGTTCGGGGAGGACCGGCTCCTCGATGAACATCGGGTCGTAGGGTTCGAGCGCCTCGGCCAGCCGCTTGACCATCGGTTTTGCGACCCGTCCGTGGAAGTCCACGCCGATGTCGACCTCGGGGCCGACCGCCTCACGGACCTCCTCGAGTCGGTCTTCAGCTTCTCGGACCGCAGCGGGCGTGTCCACCCGCCGTAGTTCGCTCGTGGCGTTCATCTTCAGGCCGGTAAAGCCCTCCCGGACCTTTTCTTTCGCCGCTTCGCCCACCTCGCTGGGACGATCCCCGCCGATCCATTGATACACCCTGATCCGGTCGCGGGCCCGGCCGCCGAGCAGTTCGTAGACCGGCGCGCCGAAACGCTTGCCCTTGATGTCCCAGAGGGCCTGATCGATCCCGGCGATGGCGCTCATGAGCACCGGCCCGCCCCGGTAGAAGCCCCCGCGATACATCGTCTGCCAGTGGTCCTCGATCCGCGAGGGGTCCTCGCCGAGCAAGTAGGTCTCGAGTAGCTCCTCGACGGCCGCCCGCACCGTCTTCGCTCGCCCCTCGACGACGGGTTCGCCCCAGCCGACCAGTCCGTCGCTCGTTTCGAGACGCAGGAACAGCCAGCGCGGCGGTACCTCGTACAGTTCGTAGTCGGTGATCTCCGTCATCGATCCCCCGATCCGCTCTCAGTCGCGCACTCGTCTGTCGGTTTCGCTCGCCGTCTCGCCCGGCACGGTCCGTGCCGAGAGTCGTCGGTCGCCATACCGGCTCTTGACCGTGTACCCGGATTAAATGATGTGGTCGCCGGGCGTCAGGTTTCGAGGATCTCGACGAGGTTTCCCTCGGGATCGCGGACGAACAGGATCCGAGTGCCGCTCTCGGTCGTCCGGGGCTCGCTGAGCGTCTCGATGCCCTCTGGCAGACCCTCGTAGAACCCATCGAGGTCCGAAACCCCGAGGCCGACGTGTGTCGCGCCGGGCTGGTTCACGTCCGGTTCGGGTCGCCGGTCGCCCTCGGGATCGTACTCGATCAGCTCGATACGAGCACCGTCACCGTCGAGATGAACGAACTGCCCGGTCGCGTCCTCGACGCCGACTCCGGCTGAGAACGCCTCCCCGGAGACGGTAAACCGCTCCAGTACGTCGAGTCCGAGCACGTCCCGGTAGAACTCGACCGCCCGTTCGAGGTCCGAGACCGTCACGCCGACGTGGTGTGCATGCGCGTTCGTCATACGGGATTGACGAATGCGCGGCGAGAAGTGCCTTTCGAGTCGCCGGCCGCGCCGCTGGAATCGCTCTCGCAGGGCGCCCGAACGCTTGAGGCCGTCCGCCGTCCGCCGTCCGCCGGGGCGGTGGCGAGTCATCCCGGACCGAAATCGTATATTTCGCCGCGGCTTGACTACTGAACGAATAGAACAGGGAACCCCAGTCTCCGGGAACGAAAAGACGCGGCCTCGTTCCGACGAACGATATATCAGAAAGAGGTTTATCCGATCAACGAGGCCCCTATCGGTCGCCCAACCGGGCTCGCTCGGCCCGTGCTTGATCCATAATGGCCTGCCGTATGTAGGCGGTCCTGTCGCGCGTCGATTCGATCTCGATGTCCTGAGAGTCGAGCGCTCGTTCGACGGCGATACCGGTCCGCAGAAGCTCTCGCATCCGCGCGCTCCGCGAGTCGCCGTACTCTAGCTCCGAGACGATCGCCTCGTAGAGTTCCCGGTCCTCCTCGTCGTCGGAGAAGTGAACACCGATCGACTGGATCATATTCTTTCTACGAATCGCGCTAGGTCAAACACCCCGTCACGGGTATTGGAGCCCAACCCTTCGTCCATCTCTTACAGTAATATAATTTATATTTCAGTTGCATCGTAACAGTCATTTTCCTACACTGTTTATTTGTATATATGTATGGACCCTACTGATGAGACACGCATAATGGATGGTGAATGGGCCAAACTGAGACAAGAAGTATTATCAAGAGATACACATCAGTGTGTAAATTGCGGCTCATCAGAGGAACTTGAAGTTCATCATGTAGTACCTATTAATGATTTTGGTACAAATAAAAAATCGAATCTAGCAACTCTCTGCTCACGCTGCCACTATTCCGCACACAGTAAAGAATCTGCAGGAGATAAGAAGGACCGGCCAAAGAATGTGAGATGGACTCCGTCTCGCGTAGACATGTCTAATTTTATTAATAGCGTACAGCACCCTCTTAAGAAAGCTATCGCATCAACAGTTGTCAAGACTGGAATTGGAGTTGGTGAGTTATGCAATTTAACTGTAGATGATGTATATTTGACCAAGGAGTGGACAGCACGACCATTTTACCAAGAACGTCCAGACTGGCTTACGGCAAATATAGCAGCCCTTCGCGTACGGAATTCTTCAGCGGACCAAAACTACAATATTCGAAGAGACAGAGAGCATAACTCAGTTATCCCAATAGACAACGAATTGCATCAGGCCTTAGCACAATGGATGGCACTCCGTCCAGATGCTCACGACTCTCAGCCATTCTTTATGAGTACCTCCAATTGGGGTGATCCCCTATCTCCAGATTCAATCCATCATATTATTGAATCTAGTGCAAAGCCTCTTGGCATGCATAACAAGGGACAGGAAT
The DNA window shown above is from Halalkalicoccus jeotgali B3 and carries:
- a CDS encoding extracellular solute-binding protein; translation: MDDGDRIDGGRRAVLGGVAAVGAAGAAGCTGLFGGGGDGGEDGGSPDSDIGQIGSGREGRGAPGGTPMEEMPALEGELTLYSGRNEFLIGDLVNYIDDLYGDFSMEVRYGNSADLVNQILSEGSGTPADVFYSVNAGSLGVLADEGRTQSLPEDLVGVVPEEFATEDWIGISGRARTVPYNTEALSAEEMPSDIYAYEEFGADLGWAPSYGSCQAFVTAMRLLQGEERARQWVESVVENGIASYPDEFAVCQAIADGEIDAGFTNHYYIQRVLDGSPGAPIDTAFTEGDAGAIFNVAGGAVLDAAADADLAANFVRHLLSAEAQDYFARTTFEYPLHPEVQPIGDLPTIDELNPPSELDLTQLSNLEPTIDLMRQAGADV
- a CDS encoding ABC transporter ATP-binding protein, encoding MVSESVHADPSRVGVDRDDRSGETGTTVLELDGITKRYGPETAVSDLSLSVRDGELLTLLGPSGCGKTTTLRMIAGLERPDEGAIRIDEDPVAGEEFVDPEDRDVGIVFQNFALFPHLTAAENVGFGLESWDREAREARVAELLDLVGLADHADSTPTELSGGQQQRIALARSLAPEPEILLLDEPFSNLDVDLRVEMREEVRRILTETGVTGISVTHDQEEAMSISDRVAVMSEGRLMQVGRPEAVFQHPESRFVAGFLGHASFLSGYVTDDLVETELGSVGRDRIHGLAPEYDRTRIDVLVRPDDVLVRPADGETADGRVTYRRYLGPTVLYRVELDDGEVVEAMHNHAQQVSLDTPVTVDLAATHELAWFPTEDH
- a CDS encoding 2Fe-2S iron-sulfur cluster-binding protein; its protein translation is MPTISYEGERIECAVGTELREALLEAGLSPHNGASNYANCGGWAVCGTCAVAVDGAVSEMSEAERKRLSKWPHDLDSGLRLACQTHIEGDVEVRKYGGFWGQNVDQ
- a CDS encoding zinc-dependent alcohol dehydrogenase family protein, with translation MQAVVLESHGDPLALRDVPEPDLEPDGVIVDVEACGICRSDWHAWKGHGEWVDDVPPEGQILGHEPAGTVLEVGDRIETLEEGDRVAVPFSLGDGTCSRCRNGHGNVCPNGTALGFEPAGQGAFADRIAVPHADYNLTTLPEGVSASAAAALGCRYMTAYHGLAHRADLAPGDWVAVHGCGGVGLSAVQIANALGARVLAVDVRSAPLEKATELGAHETVHGGGDVPGKIRELTGGGAAISIDALGISETCRNSVACLASLGQHLQLGLTTDAERGEVSLPTDSMVGREIDFLGSRGMPPTRYDELLGFVESGAIDPGALVSHKVPLAEVPERIAAMDEFSAVGIEVYER
- a CDS encoding helix-turn-helix domain-containing protein — translated: MGKLEDVSAADLREALATTENHKAVRRLMVALAYKDGDRVKHLCRLYGIPESTLYYWLDRFETRGLDGALEDEPRPGRPPKVDESTRNSLAADLTDSPAKFGYDRAKWTPELVKDHLEREYGVEYSLGHVRRVLRDR
- a CDS encoding archaea-specific SMC-related protein, with protein sequence MSSTEEPERTTERESVTVRAEKIGGIDATSVEFDAGVTALAGRNATNRTSFLQAIMAAMGSDRASLKGDAERGRVEMEIGGRSYSRTLSRENGSIAFGGDPYLDRPQLADLFAFLLESNEARRAVVRGDDLRELILRPIDVDEIEATIERLQAEKRGIDEELSSLSAAEREHGSLEEERARLENELESVEERLSEAREALAEEDTETEGSERFDRLRAAQTDLEDVTYDLETERASVESLETEREEVRDELSDLTVESDAIDDLAGEIERLRGRKRELDETVSQLQTVIQFNEDMVDAEYPELLGEDEGEVTDRLLADREVTCWTCGSSVETGRIEETLSSLRDLRTEKVERRNEVSTRLESLTEERTEHRQRREEHDRLERTLSDLETELTERRDRIDELEKRRDSLLSTVEDLETEIEADEDETLDAQKAVTRNEVERDRLRRELDTIDEDLAEIEDRLAERSELNDRREEINDELEEQRTRIERLEREAIGAFNEQMETVLGLLEYANLERIWIERLATGEEATFELHVTRSTESGATYEDSIAHLSESEREVTGLIVALAGYLVHDVHERVPFMLLDSLEALDSERIAALVEYLEQYAPYIVVALLPEDAAALDEEYPRITEI
- the rdfA gene encoding rod-determining factor RdfA, which encodes MSSEGRSQGKVGRVIEKYGLDGFGTQLEAYWTGEDGEQYSLRALADLFNRRVLEAAMDAAGMRSLDGEVENRYRLLSDDDVSAGMREQTRRELDRAGLDIEELESDFVSHQSIYTYLTEYREATHPSSVELTPEERRERELDKIGALITRTSVVTEDSIDRLAARDALSGGISGVFVDVQVTCEACGRSISATTFLEEGGCSCRR
- the dgoD gene encoding galactonate dehydratase, giving the protein MTEITDYELYEVPPRWLFLRLETSDGLVGWGEPVVEGRAKTVRAAVEELLETYLLGEDPSRIEDHWQTMYRGGFYRGGPVLMSAIAGIDQALWDIKGKRFGAPVYELLGGRARDRIRVYQWIGGDRPSEVGEAAKEKVREGFTGLKMNATSELRRVDTPAAVREAEDRLEEVREAVGPEVDIGVDFHGRVAKPMVKRLAEALEPYDPMFIEEPVLPEHNDALASIAAHTSIPIATGERMFSRWDFKAVFESGSVDVIQPDLSHAGGITEVKKIADMAEAYDVALAPHCPLGPIALASCVQIDVCSPNALIQEQSLDIHYNQGGDVLDYLADPAVFEYEAGYVAAPDGPGLGIDLNETYIEEQADKTVDWHNPVWRHDDGSVAEW
- a CDS encoding VOC family protein, with protein sequence MTNAHAHHVGVTVSDLERAVEFYRDVLGLDVLERFTVSGEAFSAGVGVEDATGQFVHLDGDGARIELIEYDPEGDRRPEPDVNQPGATHVGLGVSDLDGFYEGLPEGIETLSEPRTTESGTRILFVRDPEGNLVEILET
- a CDS encoding HNH endonuclease, whose amino-acid sequence is MDGEWAKLRQEVLSRDTHQCVNCGSSEELEVHHVVPINDFGTNKKSNLATLCSRCHYSAHSKESAGDKKDRPKNVRWTPSRVDMSNFINSVQHPLKKAIASTVVKTGIGVGELCNLTVDDVYLTKEWTARPFYQERPDWLTANIAALRVRNSSADQNYNIRRDREHNSVIPIDNELHQALAQWMALRPDAHDSQPFFMSTSNWGDPLSPDSIHHIIESSAKPLGMHNKGQELENLTPYTLRHFFIERFRGKATVREYILGHFSANSMPLSDIASHYQEEIFTIT